Proteins encoded within one genomic window of Lynx canadensis isolate LIC74 chromosome B2, mLynCan4.pri.v2, whole genome shotgun sequence:
- the LOC115513486 gene encoding putative olfactory receptor 2B8 produces the protein MGRFNNTFSHPDGFVLVGFSEWPRLEMVLFVAVSTFYIMTLLGNSAIIFLSHLDPRLHTPMYFFLANLSFLDLCYTTSTVPQMLVNIQSHRRNISYTGCIAQLFVFLGLGSTECILLSIMAFDRYVAICRPLHYIVIMNSRLCQQMAAVAWGTGFSNSLVQTVLTFLLPRCGQYRVENFFCEVPAMLQLSCVDTRTNEVEMYAAVVIIKVIPVGLILFSYINIVRAVVGIQSTEGRKKAFNTCGSHLLVVIMFYGSAISGYAYMAPKSNSAKLKGKLLALFYGLVTPMLNPLIYTLRNRDVKGAVKKLLGREEQGWSTA, from the coding sequence ATGGGAAGATTCAACAACACCTTTTCTCACCCCGATGGCTTTGTTCTGGTGGGCTTCTCTGAATGGCCCAGACTAGAAATGGTTCTTTTTGTGGCTGTCTCCACCTTCTACATAATGACCCTCCTCGGAAATTCAGCCATCATTTTCTTGTCACACCTTGATCCCAGACTCCACACACCCATGTATTTCTTTCTGGCTAATCTCTCTTTCTTGGACCTCTGCTACACTACCTCCACTGTCCCGCAGATGCTGGTCAACATACAGAGTCACCGGAGAAACATCAGCTACACGGGATGCATAGCTCAGCTTTTCGTCTTCCTTGGCTTAGGATCCACTGAATGCATACTTCTCTCAATAATGGCCTTTGATCGTTATGTCGCTATCTGCCGGCCTCTCCATTACATAGTTATCATGAACTCTCGGCTTTGCCAACAAATGGCAGCGGTGGCTTGGGGAACAGGTTTCAGTAACTCCTTGGTGCAAACAGTGTTAACTTTCTTGTTACCTCGCTGTGGTCAATATCGGGTAGAGAATTTCTTCTGTGAGGTACCTGCCATGCTTCAATTATCATGTGTTGATACACGGACCAATGAAGTCGAGATGTATGCAGCTGTGGTCATCATAAAAGTTATCCCCGTTGGATTAATCCTGTTCTCTTACATCAACATTGTCAGAGCAGTGGTTGGGATCCAATCTACTGAGGGTCGCAAGAAGGCCTTCAACACATGTGGGTCTCATCTGCTGGTGGTCATTATGTTCTATGGCTCAGCTATCAGTGGTTATGCATATATGGCGCCCAAGAGCAATTCAGCCAAACTGAAGGGCAAGCTTCTTGCTCTCTTTTATGGACTTGTAACTCCAATGCTTAACCCTCTTATCTACACCTTGAGAAACAGGGATGTGAAGGGAGCAGTAAAGAAGCTACTGGGGAGAGAAGAGCAGGGGTGGAGCACGGCTTAG